In one Juglans regia cultivar Chandler chromosome 11, Walnut 2.0, whole genome shotgun sequence genomic region, the following are encoded:
- the LOC108992065 gene encoding receptor-like protein kinase 5: MDFPKFSVPSVFLIIVVMGLSSGAESKTYWEDIEVLKELKNGLEPGSVSPGSCVSSWDFTVDPCDNLFSDRFTCGFRCDLVVSGRSRVTEIGLDQAGYTGSLSSTSWNLHYLESLDLSDNFFSGPISSSLANLTRLRRLGLSRNTLSGEIPTSIGSLSELEELYLDNNNLQGTIPASMNNLVNLKRLELQSNKLAGVFPELGSLKNLSFLDASDNAISGKIPGTFPASLIQISMRDNVLEGTMAPDSFRNLDYLQVLDLSHNRLSGSVPALLFDALPSLQQLALSFNHFSSIQVPASMATQSELIAIDLSNNELHGFLPSFMSLMPRLSALSLENNKLTGMIPTQYAFKAVVPGPGISPFERLLLGGNYLFGAIPDPLMGLKPGSVNMRLVDNCLIRCPAIFFFCQGGDQKSLAECKSFSPLIP, from the coding sequence ATGGATTTTCCCAAATTCTCTGTACCTTCCGTGTTTCTGATAATTGTGGTTATGGGTCTGTCTTCTGGTGCAGAATCAAAGACGTATTGGGAGGACATCGAGGTTTTGAAGGAGCTGAAGAACGGGCTCGAGCCTGGCTCAGTGAGTCCAGGCTCATGCGTGAGCTCTTGGGACTTCACCGTTGATCCCTGCGATAACCTCTTTAGCGACCGCTTCACCTGCGGCTTCAGGTGCGACCTCGTCGTCTCGGGAAGGAGCCGAGTCACGGAGATCGGTCTTGACCAGGCGGGTTACACCGGTTCTCTCTCGTCTACTTCTTGGAATCTCCATTACTTGGAATCCCTTGACCTCTCCGACAACTTCTTCTCCGGTCCGATTTCTAGCTCGCTGGCTAACCTGACTAGGCTGCGCCGCTTGGGTCTGTCGAGGAACACTCTCTCCGGCGAGATACCCACCTCGATTGGATCACTCTCTGAGCTCGAGGAGCTTTATCTCGATAACAACAATCTCCAGGGAACAATCCCGGCGAGTATGAACAACTTGGTGAACTTGAAACGGCTCGAGCTTCAATCGAACAAGCTCGCCGGAGTGTTTCCCGAGTTGGGTTCTTTGAAAAACCTTTCCTTCTTGGACGCCAGCGACAATGCCATCTCCGGCAAAATCCCGGGGACGTTTCCGGCTTCTTTGATTCAAATATCGATGAGAGACAACGTCTTAGAAGGAACGATGGCCCCTGACAGTTTCAGAAACTTGGACTATCTGCAAGTACTCGATCTGAGTCACAACCGTCTCAGTGGCTCCGTCCCAGCGCTTCTTTTCGACGCCCTTCCATCTCTGCAGCAACTTGCGCTCTCATTCAACCACTTCTCCTCCATACAAGTCCCAGCGTCCATGGCCACCCAGAGCGAGCTCATAGCCATTGATCTCAGCAACAACGAGCTCCACGGCTTTCTACCCTCGTTCATGTCGTTGATGCCAAGGCTCTCCGCTTTGTCCCTCGAGAACAACAAGCTCACGGGCATGATACCAACCCAGTACGCCTTCAAAGCCGTCGTGCCCGGACCCGGAATCTCACCTTTCGAGAGGCTCTTGCTCGGCGGGAATTACTTGTTCGGAGCCATACCGGACCCTCTAATGGGTCTCAAACCGGGTTCTGTAAACATGAGGCTAGTGGACAACTGTTTGATAAGATGTCCggccattttctttttctgtcaGGGTGGTGACCAGAAATCTTTGGCCGAGTGTAAGAGCTTCAGTCCTTTAATTCCTTGA